From Nitrospiraceae bacterium, a single genomic window includes:
- a CDS encoding metallophosphoesterase family protein, giving the protein MRVWSKQEKMIGIISDTHGLVRPQIIAALTGAELIIHAGDIGSPGVLKSLEAIAPVIAVRGNNDQDPWAEKIPLTNVVEHQSYCFYVVHELDHLDVDPVASEFSAVIFGHSHRPSAERRKGILYLNPGSAGPRRFTLPISVARLHLTDTGLTPEIIEIHSGDKR; this is encoded by the coding sequence ATGAGAGTATGGAGTAAGCAAGAGAAGATGATCGGGATTATTTCTGACACGCACGGATTAGTGCGTCCCCAAATAATTGCGGCTTTGACCGGTGCGGAATTGATTATCCACGCCGGAGACATCGGAAGCCCTGGCGTCCTGAAGTCACTGGAGGCGATTGCTCCGGTGATTGCCGTCCGTGGAAATAATGATCAGGACCCTTGGGCTGAGAAGATTCCCCTGACGAATGTTGTCGAACATCAATCGTATTGTTTTTATGTTGTGCATGAACTGGATCACTTGGATGTAGATCCGGTTGCCTCGGAATTTTCTGCCGTTATTTTTGGTCATTCTCATCGTCCCTCTGCCGAGAGACGTAAGGGAATACTCTACCTGAATCCTGGCAGTGCAGGCCCTCGTCGGTTTACTCTCCCGATTTCCGTGGCCCGTCTTCATTTGACGGATACCGGCCTTACTCCTGAAATTATCGAGATTCATAGTGGGGATAAGCGGTGA
- a CDS encoding glucose-6-phosphate dehydrogenase, with the protein MKESPLFQQPSNGQTRPPTLFIIFGAQGDLTKRKLIPALYNLASSHHLPQEFAILGIDGIPMHTDEFREKIRQDIDELCPRPIDASIKEWLLDRLHYLSGDFRDPQTYERLQSLLTQLNTAHGTQGNFLYYMATAPTFFAEIVAQLGAKGLVEHRKDFSRRIVIEKPFGHDLPSARSLNQALRQVLDESQIYRIDHYLGKETVQNILIFRFANGIFEPIWNRQYIDHVQITVAETLGVEHRGAYYEKAGALRDMVSNHLLQILAFVAMEPPNTFDPEAVRNEKAKVLRAIQPMNPVEVLQSTVAGQYEAGSINGHSVLPYRMEKDVDPASLTETFAAMTLGIESWRWEGVPFYLRTGKRLHTRVTEVVIQFKSAPLMLFRKTPVDRLTPNVLVIRIQPDEGISLSFGAKIPGPKVKVGTVDMDFQYAEYFGDAPSTGYETLLHDVMAGDATLFQRSDSVEVGWSIVDPIVKVWESLGSHAIRPYSSGSWGPPEADALLARDGRMWRNHG; encoded by the coding sequence ATGAAAGAAAGTCCTCTCTTCCAACAACCCAGTAATGGGCAAACGCGACCGCCCACCTTATTTATCATATTTGGGGCCCAGGGAGATCTCACGAAGAGAAAATTGATTCCCGCGTTATATAACCTGGCCTCAAGTCATCATCTCCCTCAAGAATTTGCCATCCTTGGCATAGATGGGATTCCCATGCATACGGATGAGTTTCGGGAGAAGATCCGTCAGGACATCGATGAGTTATGTCCCCGCCCCATCGATGCCTCCATCAAAGAATGGCTCCTTGATCGCCTGCATTATCTGTCAGGGGATTTCCGGGATCCTCAAACCTACGAACGCCTTCAGTCTCTGTTGACACAATTAAATACCGCCCATGGGACCCAGGGAAATTTTCTCTATTACATGGCCACCGCTCCAACATTTTTTGCGGAAATCGTTGCGCAATTGGGCGCCAAGGGATTAGTCGAACACCGAAAAGATTTTTCCCGTCGTATCGTCATTGAAAAACCCTTCGGTCATGATTTGCCATCGGCACGGTCGCTCAATCAAGCTCTGAGACAGGTGCTCGATGAAAGTCAGATTTACCGGATCGATCATTATCTTGGCAAAGAAACTGTTCAAAACATTTTAATATTCCGCTTTGCGAACGGCATCTTTGAACCAATCTGGAACCGTCAATATATTGATCATGTCCAAATCACGGTTGCGGAAACGTTAGGGGTTGAGCATCGCGGAGCCTATTATGAAAAAGCCGGTGCGCTCCGAGACATGGTCTCCAATCACCTCCTGCAAATCTTGGCTTTCGTGGCGATGGAACCACCGAATACATTTGATCCCGAAGCGGTCAGAAACGAGAAAGCCAAGGTGCTCCGTGCCATCCAGCCAATGAACCCCGTCGAGGTTTTGCAATCAACAGTTGCCGGACAATATGAGGCCGGATCGATTAATGGTCACAGTGTCCTTCCCTATCGAATGGAGAAGGATGTCGATCCAGCTTCCTTGACGGAAACCTTCGCCGCAATGACCTTAGGTATTGAAAGTTGGCGCTGGGAAGGCGTGCCCTTTTATCTGCGGACCGGCAAACGGTTGCACACCCGGGTCACCGAAGTGGTCATTCAGTTTAAATCTGCCCCGCTGATGTTATTTCGTAAAACTCCCGTCGACCGACTCACGCCGAACGTCCTCGTCATTCGCATTCAACCGGATGAAGGCATTTCCCTCAGTTTTGGGGCCAAAATTCCAGGTCCCAAAGTCAAGGTCGGGACGGTGGATATGGATTTCCAATATGCGGAATATTTCGGTGATGCCCCGAGCACGGGCTATGAGACGCTCCTGCACGACGTGATGGCTGGAGATGCCACACTTTTTCAGCGAAGTGATAGCGTCGAGGTGGGCTGGAGTATCGTCGATCCCATTGTCAAAGTGTGGGAAAGCCTGGGCTCGCATGCCATTCGTCCCTATAGCTCAGGGAGCTGGGGACCGCCGGAAGCGGATGCCTTGCTGGCCAGGGACGGCCGAATGTGGAGAAACCACGGATAA
- a CDS encoding glycoside hydrolase family 13 protein: MRRHQSASDISWTREAIIYQIFPDRFARDSQLPKQGSGFVSWGSKPTAHGFMGGTLRGITERFDYLLDLGVNLIYLAPIFCASANHRYNTYDYYRIDPRLGTLADFQTLLSRAHANGIRVLLDGVFNHCGRGFFPFYDVMERGPASPFTSWFFITQFPVNAFGRFRYRGWQERPFMPILNLANPATRRYFLDVAAYWTSQGIDGWRLDAVADVRGHRFWKALWQEVKTINPSSYMVAEIWGPGCSWIRDGQFDGGTNYVLRQIILDYFIHGSISTRAFVSRVSKLLRMYPWEKTLAMMNVLGSHDTERLYDLARGNMLRLKLAMLFQFVYPGIPALYYGDEIGMKGGKDPDNRRGMEWNHRKWNHELRNYTKQLIAIRKSFPIFREGNWTVVQVLSSQQCCVFLRKTQRTFGFILIHNDDHPTSIHIDIAQWVGKTPQWLEDQLTGHTFKCEQGKVVLSGLGPRSGMILTPVRPIVA; encoded by the coding sequence ATGAGACGTCATCAGTCTGCTTCTGACATATCCTGGACGCGTGAGGCCATAATCTATCAGATCTTTCCTGACCGGTTTGCGCGGGATAGCCAACTGCCCAAGCAAGGATCTGGTTTCGTATCCTGGGGATCCAAGCCCACAGCACATGGATTTATGGGAGGTACGCTGCGAGGAATCACTGAGCGTTTTGATTATCTTCTGGACCTTGGAGTCAATCTGATTTATCTGGCCCCCATTTTTTGTGCCTCGGCCAATCATCGATACAATACTTATGATTACTATAGGATTGATCCCCGTCTTGGTACATTGGCTGATTTTCAGACTCTGTTATCCAGAGCTCATGCGAATGGCATTCGCGTATTGTTGGATGGCGTATTCAATCATTGCGGCCGGGGATTCTTTCCCTTTTATGATGTCATGGAACGTGGTCCGGCTTCCCCCTTCACCTCCTGGTTTTTCATTACACAATTTCCGGTCAATGCGTTCGGGCGGTTTCGTTACCGGGGTTGGCAGGAACGGCCTTTCATGCCCATTCTCAATTTAGCCAATCCTGCCACCCGTCGGTATTTTCTGGACGTCGCAGCTTATTGGACAAGTCAGGGTATCGATGGATGGCGGTTGGATGCGGTGGCTGATGTCCGTGGGCATCGGTTTTGGAAGGCGCTCTGGCAGGAGGTGAAAACCATAAATCCGTCCTCGTATATGGTGGCGGAAATCTGGGGTCCTGGTTGTTCCTGGATTCGGGATGGACAATTTGACGGTGGAACGAACTACGTACTCCGTCAGATCATCTTGGACTACTTTATTCACGGTTCTATTTCAACCAGGGCATTCGTGTCTCGCGTGAGTAAGCTCCTCCGGATGTATCCATGGGAGAAGACCTTAGCGATGATGAACGTGTTAGGGTCCCATGACACTGAACGTCTTTATGATTTAGCCCGGGGAAATATGTTACGCCTGAAGTTAGCCATGTTGTTTCAGTTTGTCTATCCAGGGATTCCGGCCTTGTATTATGGGGATGAAATCGGAATGAAGGGAGGGAAGGACCCCGACAATCGTCGGGGCATGGAATGGAATCACCGTAAATGGAATCATGAGTTGCGGAATTACACCAAACAGCTAATTGCAATCCGGAAATCTTTTCCAATATTTCGAGAAGGGAACTGGACTGTGGTCCAGGTACTCTCAAGTCAACAGTGTTGTGTCTTTTTGAGAAAGACGCAAAGAACCTTTGGTTTTATCCTTATTCATAATGATGATCACCCCACCTCCATTCACATTGATATTGCCCAGTGGGTGGGGAAGACCCCCCAATGGCTTGAGGACCAGCTTACTGGACACACGTTCAAGTGTGAACAAGGAAAAGTTGTCTTATCCGGCCTGGGACCACGATCAGGAATGATACTGACTCCGGTTAGGCCGATTGTCGCGTGA
- a CDS encoding NAD(P)/FAD-dependent oxidoreductase, translating into MTYDVIVVGAGPGGSSTAAFTARKGLSTLILDRSDFPRDKVCGDGLTPQALYWLDQLGCIDEVLTHTKSCIKTCDLFINGKLLLTGGFPNTTQYPDFCVLLDRRRFDHILLQHAVASGAEFQANSLVREIYQTPDHARVILDHKGQRMEVQGKIVIGADGVSSVVSRSIGNVLKNGATALSLRAYYQNVEAEGAQIKVYFDERFFPGYAWVFVDDDGFANIGLGYAFDKPFPMIPNLKQVFQDFLDQDLGHLLRHASRCGAVSGGAVSFFKPKAIVADRVMLVGDAANQADPLNGGGIHKAMEGAYLAAETAHQAVLSGDCSVRVLQQYQTQWEQQFELDWRTGELFLSVAKNPDLKEFCLFVLANIARMTTHDRQFQEFCSGVFSGVLSQNICLVPQALFHAMPRNPAAWLAMLQLDEKGLVTGPLSLAVDAVTSSAKASSRMLMSPWQSLNWSLEVMTKVLRLARGHAEGSFTSTGPASEKCPI; encoded by the coding sequence ATGACGTATGATGTGATTGTAGTTGGAGCCGGACCGGGAGGGAGCAGCACCGCGGCGTTTACGGCACGGAAGGGGCTGTCGACCTTAATCCTTGATCGATCGGATTTTCCGCGGGATAAGGTCTGTGGGGATGGGTTGACCCCTCAAGCTTTATATTGGCTGGACCAGTTGGGCTGTATCGACGAAGTGCTGACTCACACGAAATCCTGCATTAAAACGTGCGACCTCTTTATTAACGGGAAATTACTGCTGACCGGAGGGTTTCCGAATACCACGCAGTATCCTGATTTTTGCGTGTTGTTGGATCGCCGGCGTTTTGATCACATTCTTCTTCAACATGCCGTGGCCTCCGGAGCCGAATTCCAAGCGAACTCACTTGTTCGAGAAATTTACCAGACTCCCGATCATGCCCGCGTTATCCTGGATCATAAAGGGCAGCGCATGGAAGTACAGGGAAAAATTGTTATCGGGGCAGACGGCGTGAGTTCCGTCGTGTCCCGCTCTATCGGGAATGTCTTAAAAAATGGAGCGACCGCCCTTTCACTCCGAGCCTATTACCAAAATGTGGAGGCTGAAGGCGCCCAGATCAAGGTGTATTTCGATGAGCGTTTTTTCCCCGGGTATGCCTGGGTCTTTGTGGACGATGACGGCTTTGCCAATATCGGGTTGGGGTACGCGTTTGATAAGCCGTTTCCCATGATCCCGAATCTGAAGCAGGTGTTCCAAGATTTTCTGGATCAGGATCTGGGCCACCTCTTGCGTCATGCCTCACGGTGCGGAGCCGTTTCAGGTGGGGCTGTCTCATTTTTTAAACCCAAGGCTATCGTGGCAGATCGGGTGATGCTGGTGGGTGACGCGGCTAATCAAGCTGATCCGCTGAATGGCGGAGGTATTCATAAAGCGATGGAAGGGGCGTATTTAGCTGCCGAAACCGCGCATCAGGCCGTGTTGAGTGGGGATTGTTCCGTCCGTGTCCTTCAACAATACCAAACGCAATGGGAACAACAATTTGAGTTAGACTGGCGGACGGGGGAATTATTTTTATCCGTAGCCAAAAATCCCGATTTGAAAGAATTCTGTCTGTTTGTCCTTGCCAACATTGCTCGGATGACCACGCATGACCGGCAATTTCAAGAATTCTGTAGTGGAGTGTTCAGCGGGGTCCTTTCTCAGAATATCTGTCTTGTTCCGCAAGCCTTGTTTCATGCGATGCCACGTAATCCGGCGGCCTGGCTGGCTATGTTACAATTAGACGAAAAAGGATTAGTGACGGGGCCTCTGAGTCTGGCTGTCGACGCAGTAACCAGTAGTGCGAAAGCGTCAAGTCGCATGCTGATGAGTCCTTGGCAAAGTTTAAACTGGAGCCTCGAGGTGATGACCAAAGTTCTTCGGCTGGCCAGGGGCCATGCTGAAGGATCATTCACGTCGACAGGCCCCGCATCGGAAAAATGTCCAATTTGA
- a CDS encoding NAD(P)H-dependent oxidoreductase — protein sequence MPDETWVDVGGADELKHQPVQQVLIGRTPVALTYCNEQFGAINGACNHVGGPLGEGTLEGEYVVCPWHYWKFHYQTGKGEPGYEEDAVPAYDVKVKNGRVLIRSTPISKRTRQAHEPHPLARPPRREDGPIRVLGLSTTVMTPGHPRYSTSDDLLEVGLTHASDNLECETRLLRLRDLSFRPCEGFYSKSSRACTWPCSITQMDPQDEMDQVYEGLVHWADVLVLATPIRWGAASSLYFKMVERMNCIQNQETISDTHLLQNKVGGFIITGGQDNIQAVAGQLLGFFAEIGVQFPQFPYIAHSRGWSAEDMQNNMRYVQKSRSLREGAMALVERCVQMARLLVHGDLGECRTARGGRKAHELDTRAQLHGFTDAEKNPAVKPE from the coding sequence ATGCCCGATGAAACCTGGGTCGATGTCGGTGGTGCAGACGAGTTGAAACATCAGCCGGTGCAGCAAGTGCTGATCGGACGAACACCAGTGGCGTTAACTTACTGCAATGAGCAGTTCGGAGCGATCAATGGCGCGTGCAACCATGTGGGCGGGCCGTTGGGTGAAGGCACATTGGAGGGAGAGTACGTCGTCTGTCCCTGGCATTATTGGAAGTTTCATTATCAGACCGGTAAAGGGGAGCCCGGGTATGAAGAAGATGCAGTGCCGGCCTATGACGTGAAAGTAAAGAACGGGCGGGTCTTGATTCGATCCACGCCGATTTCGAAACGAACGCGTCAAGCACATGAACCCCATCCGCTTGCTCGACCTCCCCGCAGGGAGGACGGTCCGATCCGGGTTCTGGGACTTTCCACGACGGTCATGACGCCTGGTCATCCGCGCTACAGTACTTCAGATGATTTGCTTGAAGTCGGGCTGACGCATGCCTCGGACAATTTAGAATGTGAAACGCGGTTGTTGCGTCTTCGGGATCTGTCCTTTCGCCCCTGTGAAGGTTTTTATTCCAAATCATCACGGGCTTGTACCTGGCCCTGTTCGATTACGCAGATGGATCCCCAAGATGAGATGGACCAGGTCTACGAAGGGCTGGTCCATTGGGCTGATGTCCTGGTACTGGCCACTCCCATTCGATGGGGGGCCGCAAGCAGCCTTTATTTCAAGATGGTTGAGCGGATGAACTGCATTCAGAATCAAGAAACGATTTCAGATACCCATCTGCTTCAGAATAAAGTCGGCGGGTTTATCATTACCGGCGGGCAGGATAATATTCAGGCCGTGGCCGGGCAACTACTCGGATTTTTCGCCGAAATCGGTGTGCAGTTTCCGCAGTTTCCCTACATTGCCCATTCCCGGGGATGGAGTGCGGAGGACATGCAAAATAATATGCGCTATGTGCAGAAGTCCCGATCACTCCGGGAGGGCGCGATGGCCTTGGTAGAACGCTGCGTTCAAATGGCCCGCCTCCTGGTACACGGAGATTTGGGGGAATGCCGCACGGCGAGAGGCGGGCGAAAAGCTCACGAGCTAGATACCAGGGCTCAGCTGCATGGTTTTACAGACGCTGAAAAAAATCCAGCGGTCAAGCCGGAATAA
- a CDS encoding cupredoxin domain-containing protein — protein MSNLLVAAELINEPIRMEHFPPYYYPHEAVVWADVPIQWINATASPHTVQHDDCGTEKPCLFDSGKVAPGKTYTLPGLPPGRYSYHCQIHPIMGGTLIVEDPKGRAAPPQ, from the coding sequence ATGAGCAACCTTTTGGTAGCGGCTGAATTAATAAATGAACCAATCCGGATGGAACATTTCCCTCCCTATTATTATCCGCATGAAGCCGTCGTCTGGGCCGATGTTCCCATTCAATGGATTAATGCGACCGCATCTCCTCATACCGTCCAGCATGATGATTGTGGAACAGAAAAACCGTGTCTGTTTGATTCCGGGAAGGTCGCACCCGGAAAGACGTATACCCTCCCAGGGCTACCCCCTGGCCGCTATTCATACCACTGTCAAATCCATCCGATTATGGGCGGAACGTTAATCGTAGAGGATCCGAAAGGCAGAGCTGCTCCTCCGCAATAG
- a CDS encoding MarC family protein — MTEKFIRDALILWTTIDPIGTLAIFTAITSKLDQKQRKKTAWKAILYSAAILLGAIVIGQVLLSAMGIRLLSLQVAGGVILFLFGLQMVFGSGVTSNQTTEEPGHDIAVFPLAVPSIATPGAILAVILLTDNHVYSIPTQATTAAILLSILAVTLVCMLAATPILKVIGMNGASILVRVMGMILAALSTEFVMEALRIPQWMGAPP; from the coding sequence ATGACTGAGAAGTTTATCCGGGATGCCTTGATCTTGTGGACCACAATAGACCCGATCGGGACATTGGCCATTTTTACCGCGATTACCAGTAAATTGGACCAAAAGCAGCGCAAAAAAACCGCATGGAAAGCCATCTTATACAGCGCAGCCATACTCCTGGGGGCGATTGTCATCGGTCAGGTTCTGCTTTCAGCCATGGGCATCCGGCTCCTGTCTTTGCAAGTGGCCGGAGGAGTCATCCTGTTTTTATTCGGTCTTCAAATGGTTTTTGGAAGCGGGGTCACCAGCAACCAGACGACCGAGGAGCCCGGCCACGATATCGCCGTCTTTCCGCTAGCCGTGCCGTCTATCGCGACTCCGGGGGCGATATTGGCTGTCATCCTGTTAACGGATAACCATGTGTATTCCATTCCTACCCAAGCGACCACAGCGGCCATTCTTTTAAGCATACTGGCCGTAACACTGGTCTGTATGCTCGCAGCCACTCCCATACTCAAGGTGATCGGGATGAACGGGGCTTCGATATTGGTTCGGGTCATGGGAATGATTCTAGCTGCGTTATCGACTGAATTCGTCATGGAGGCCTTACGTATCCCGCAGTGGATGGGTGCCCCACCGTAA
- a CDS encoding sulfite exporter TauE/SafE family protein → MDGTSLAIIASGVFVGMGAAFTGLGGGFLMVPLLLFLGFTAQKAVGTSFVGILVIAVSALIAHGRMAHVDYKYGLLLGLGGIIGAQIGARLVEGVPTELFKKIFAVLLMGLAIYLFVKK, encoded by the coding sequence ATGGATGGTACATCGTTAGCTATTATCGCGAGCGGGGTATTTGTGGGTATGGGCGCCGCCTTCACCGGGCTCGGTGGCGGATTCCTGATGGTCCCTCTGCTCTTATTTCTCGGTTTCACCGCACAAAAAGCCGTTGGCACCTCATTCGTCGGAATCCTGGTGATTGCGGTCTCGGCCTTAATTGCCCACGGGAGGATGGCTCATGTGGATTACAAATATGGCCTCCTGCTCGGCCTGGGCGGAATCATTGGGGCACAAATCGGTGCACGCCTTGTTGAAGGTGTCCCCACAGAATTGTTCAAGAAAATCTTTGCGGTCCTGCTCATGGGTTTGGCCATTTATCTCTTTGTGAAGAAGTAA
- a CDS encoding class I SAM-dependent methyltransferase: protein MTSPEYDSPQPVSMAQLADAHLLYQKSVQSPEVDIPFLTEYFEGYTNTSLRHFREDFCGTALLSSHFVTRHPDNHALGIDLDWPTLNWGIKHNVAHLTPQQQQRLTLVNDNVLNVQHPLSQLTVAMNFSYMVFRDRPTLLQYFRNARRSLQPGGLFVLDIWGGSETQVEQEEHRDIDNPADDGIGDFIFVWDQDVFEPSTYFCTTRIHFLFRDGSELRNAFVYDWRLWTIPEVTELLQEAGFEDVHFLWEGLDAEANEGTGTYHRVEKGDSDPSWIAYVVGKNPE, encoded by the coding sequence ATGACTTCTCCTGAATATGACTCTCCCCAACCGGTTTCAATGGCTCAATTGGCCGATGCCCATCTTCTTTACCAAAAGAGCGTGCAAAGCCCTGAAGTGGATATACCGTTCCTCACCGAATATTTCGAGGGATATACCAACACTTCGCTACGCCATTTTCGGGAGGATTTCTGCGGAACTGCGTTGTTATCCTCCCATTTCGTGACCCGGCATCCCGACAATCATGCCTTGGGCATCGACTTGGATTGGCCCACGCTGAATTGGGGTATCAAACACAACGTTGCTCATCTGACTCCCCAGCAACAGCAGCGCCTCACATTGGTGAATGACAATGTCTTGAACGTCCAACACCCTCTCTCGCAACTCACCGTCGCCATGAATTTTAGTTATATGGTGTTCCGTGATCGTCCGACTCTTTTACAATATTTCAGGAATGCCAGGCGGTCGCTTCAGCCCGGCGGGTTGTTTGTGCTGGATATCTGGGGAGGCAGCGAAACGCAGGTGGAGCAAGAGGAGCATCGAGACATCGACAATCCCGCTGACGACGGCATTGGCGATTTCATCTTCGTTTGGGATCAGGATGTCTTTGAACCCTCCACGTATTTCTGTACAACCCGGATTCATTTTCTCTTCCGCGATGGCAGTGAGCTTCGTAATGCCTTTGTCTATGATTGGCGCTTGTGGACGATTCCCGAAGTCACGGAACTCCTGCAAGAGGCCGGTTTTGAAGACGTGCACTTTCTCTGGGAAGGCCTCGATGCAGAAGCGAATGAAGGGACCGGTACGTATCATCGCGTCGAGAAAGGTGATTCCGACCCCTCATGGATTGCCTATGTGGTCGGAAAGAATCCGGAATAA
- a CDS encoding NFACT family protein, which produces MALSLSECESIVRELRKALVGGFVQKIHQPRDLTLTLDIRAQGQTSHLLVCVEPRFARLHLTSQKFENPPTPPPFCAFLRSHVEGGRIAEVSQEPGDRIVCITIAKAGQMSVLVIALTGNQANVHVLNEKKLVLRSLRDSRVKVGERYTPPTLRPVSSQEALPPSAMDSLVPQDEIVITREGKIREPLSEAATQETGTFGEMFPVSSELETRYGQREEEEGRDTILEQQLSQVRKALKHAKRKIQALQEDFKKTERFREYARYGELLKSHLHEIKKGQETITIIDYYDPALPTLTLPLDPAKDGVWNMEDYFRKYHKYIGAQEHLQPRVNEAHKEVARLEGKLAQLEQGIVDPEGLPRTKKKTDPSIPQGTRASKGRPAPAQGYRTYTSADGLPILVGKTAKDNDHLTLKVANPDDLWLHARGTPGSHVVVRLEKGATVPPETLKDAATLTLWFSDLRKSGKGEVIYTLRKFVKKAKGFKPGAVTVEREKSIWIELKEDRLQRLKGLPS; this is translated from the coding sequence ATGGCGCTTTCCCTTTCTGAATGTGAGTCCATTGTCAGGGAATTACGCAAGGCTCTGGTCGGAGGATTCGTCCAGAAAATCCACCAACCCCGGGACTTGACCTTAACCCTCGATATTCGCGCCCAGGGACAGACCAGCCACTTACTTGTGTGCGTGGAGCCCCGGTTTGCCCGCCTGCATCTGACTTCTCAAAAGTTTGAGAATCCGCCGACTCCCCCACCCTTTTGTGCCTTTCTGCGTTCTCATGTGGAGGGTGGACGCATTGCGGAGGTCAGCCAAGAGCCGGGAGACCGGATTGTGTGTATCACAATAGCAAAAGCCGGGCAGATGTCTGTTTTGGTGATTGCGTTGACCGGCAATCAGGCGAATGTGCATGTCCTCAATGAGAAAAAACTGGTCTTGAGATCCTTACGGGATTCCCGTGTGAAGGTGGGAGAGCGCTATACGCCCCCAACGTTGAGGCCGGTGTCTTCCCAGGAAGCTCTCCCTCCTTCCGCCATGGATAGTCTCGTCCCTCAGGACGAGATTGTTATCACCCGGGAGGGGAAAATTCGTGAACCGCTTTCTGAAGCTGCCACTCAAGAAACAGGTACCTTTGGCGAAATGTTCCCGGTGTCGTCGGAACTGGAAACCCGATATGGGCAGCGTGAAGAGGAGGAAGGCCGGGATACCATCCTTGAACAGCAACTGTCGCAGGTTCGAAAAGCACTCAAACATGCCAAACGAAAAATCCAGGCGTTACAGGAAGATTTCAAAAAGACCGAGCGGTTTCGGGAATATGCCCGGTATGGAGAACTATTGAAGAGTCATCTCCATGAGATCAAAAAGGGACAAGAGACCATCACCATAATTGATTATTATGATCCGGCCCTGCCTACCCTGACGCTCCCTCTTGACCCCGCTAAAGATGGGGTATGGAATATGGAAGATTACTTTCGGAAATATCATAAATACATCGGGGCTCAGGAACATCTCCAACCCCGTGTGAACGAGGCCCACAAGGAGGTGGCCCGATTGGAGGGGAAATTGGCTCAGTTGGAACAAGGGATTGTGGATCCTGAAGGTTTACCAAGAACGAAGAAAAAAACAGATCCCTCGATTCCCCAGGGGACGCGGGCATCCAAAGGCCGACCGGCTCCAGCCCAGGGCTACCGGACCTATACCTCTGCCGATGGGCTTCCTATTTTAGTTGGGAAAACGGCAAAGGATAATGATCATCTAACATTGAAGGTCGCCAATCCGGATGATCTCTGGCTTCATGCGCGAGGGACACCGGGTTCGCACGTGGTTGTCCGGTTGGAAAAAGGGGCCACGGTACCTCCAGAGACATTAAAGGATGCGGCGACGTTGACCCTGTGGTTTAGTGATTTGCGGAAAAGCGGGAAAGGCGAAGTGATCTATACACTCCGAAAGTTTGTGAAGAAAGCCAAAGGCTTCAAACCCGGCGCCGTGACGGTCGAAAGGGAAAAGTCGATCTGGATTGAACTCAAAGAAGACCGATTACAACGCCTCAAAGGTCTCCCTTCCTAA
- a CDS encoding Uma2 family endonuclease: protein MNQMSNIATVLSSEELSQVWADLAQNDQLPDWYELTEHGELIMSPKPSNRRQVICAEIAYQLRAQLGGKAVPEVAVLTTSAGIRVPDIVWMPEEKWQVVTIEEGLVRAPDFIVEVLSPGNRQVEINYKVQVYLASGIQEVLVVGLNGSLEFYRQDGVHTNSSFNVKLSLPSHFFQ, encoded by the coding sequence ATGAACCAAATGTCGAATATTGCCACTGTTCTCTCATCAGAAGAATTATCTCAGGTTTGGGCTGACCTCGCGCAGAATGATCAGCTTCCAGATTGGTATGAGCTCACCGAACATGGAGAACTGATCATGAGTCCAAAGCCAAGCAACCGTCGCCAGGTTATTTGCGCAGAGATTGCCTATCAACTGCGCGCACAGCTTGGCGGGAAAGCGGTCCCTGAGGTTGCGGTCCTCACCACATCAGCAGGCATTCGGGTACCTGATATTGTCTGGATGCCTGAAGAAAAGTGGCAGGTCGTGACCATCGAAGAGGGATTAGTTCGTGCTCCGGATTTCATCGTTGAGGTCCTATCACCTGGAAATCGGCAGGTCGAAATCAACTATAAAGTCCAAGTCTATCTTGCTTCTGGCATTCAGGAAGTTCTCGTGGTTGGACTCAACGGATCTCTCGAATTCTATCGTCAAGATGGGGTTCATACGAACTCGTCCTTCAACGTCAAGCTCTCGCTTCCTTCGCACTTCTTTCAATAA
- a CDS encoding DUF814 domain-containing protein produces the protein MSADGLPILVGKTAKDNDHLTLKVANPDDLWLHARGTPGSHVVVRLEKGATVPPETLKDAATLTLWFSDL, from the coding sequence ATGTCTGCCGATGGGCTTCCTATTTTAGTTGGGAAAACGGCAAAGGATAATGATCATCTAACATTGAAGGTCGCCAATCCGGATGATCTCTGGCTTCATGCGCGAGGGACACCGGGTTCGCACGTGGTTGTCCGGTTGGAAAAAGGGGCTACGGTGCCTCCGGAGACATTAAAGGATGCGGCGACGTTGACCCTGTGGTTTAGTGACTTGTGA